One part of the Arabidopsis thaliana chromosome 4, partial sequence genome encodes these proteins:
- the BGAL12 gene encoding beta-galactosidase 12 encodes MGLNFREKAWILLGILCCSSLICSVKAIVTYDRKAVIINGQRRILLSGSIHYPRSTPEMWPDLIQKAKDGGLDVIQTYVFWNGHEPSPGQYYFEDRYDLVKFIKVVQQAGLYVHLRIGPYVCAEWNFGGFPVWLKYVPGMVFRTDNEPFKAAMQKFTEKIVRMMKEEKLFETQGGPIILSQIENEYGPIEWEIGAPGKAYTKWVAEMAQGLSTGVPWIMCKQDDAPNSIINTCNGFYCENFKPNSDNKPKMWTENWTGWFTEFGGAVPYRPAEDIALSVARFIQNGGSFINYYMYHGGTNFDRTAGEFIATSYDYDAPLDEYGLPREPKYSHLKRLHKVIKLCEPALVSADPTVTSLGDKQEAHVFKSKSSCAAFLSNYNTSSAARVLFGGSTYDLPPWSVSILPDCKTEYYNTAKVQVRTSSIHMKMVPTNTPFSWGSYNEEIPSANDNGTFSQDGLVEQISITRDKTDYFWYLTDITISPDEKFLTGEDPLLTIGSAGHALHVFVNGQLAGTAYGSLEKPKLTFSQKIKLHAGVNKLALLSTAAGLPNVGVHYETWNTGVLGPVTLNGVNSGTWDMTKWKWSYKIGTKGEALSVHTLAGSSTVEWKEGSLVAKKQPLTWYKVRETEESMNHDHQQS; translated from the exons atgGGGTTAAATTTCAGGGAAAAGGCATGGATACTTCTGGGGATTCTTTGTTGTTCATCTTTGATTTGTTCAGTTAAAGCAATTGTCACTTACGATCGTAAAGCTGTGATCATCAATGGTCAGAGAAGGATCCTTCTCTCTGGCTCCATTCACTACCCAAGAAGCACACCTGAG atgtgGCCTGACCTTATACAAAAAGCCAAAGATGGAGGGTTGGATGTTATACAGACTTATGTTTTCTGGAATGGGCATGAACCTTCTCCTGGACAA TATTATTTTGAGGACAGATATGATCTAGTTAAGTTCATCAAGGTGGTACAACAAGCTGGTCTTTACGTTCATCTCAGGATTGGTCCCTATGTTTGCGCTGAATGGAACTTTGG AGGGTTTCCTGTGTGGCTCAAATATGTTCCCGGTATGGTATTTAGGACCGACAATGAACCTTTCAAG GCTGCAATGCAAAAATTCACTGAGAAGATTGTGAGgatgatgaaagaagaaaaattatttgagaCTCAAGGAGGACCCATCATTCTGTCAcag ATAGAGAATGAGTATGGACCAATAGAGTGGGAGATAGGAGCACCAGGGAAGGCATACACAAAATGGGTAGCTGAAATGGCACAAGGACTCTCCACTGGTGTCCCATGGATTATGTGCAAGCAAGATGATGCTCCTAACTCTATT ATAAACACATGTAATGGGTTTTATTGTGAGAATTTCAAACCAAACTCGGACAATAAGCCGAAAATGTGGACAGAGAACTGGACTGGTTG GTTTACAGAGTTTGGAGGTGCAGTACCATACAGGCCAGCCGAAGACATTGCCTTATCCGTGGCTCGCTTCATACAGAACGGTGGCTCTTTCATCAACTATTATATG TACCATGGAGGAACCAACTTCGACAGAACAGCCGGTGAATTCATCGCCACCAGCTATGACTATGATGCTCCTCTTGATGAATACG ggTTACCGAGAGAACCTAAGTATAGTCACTTGAAAAGGCTGCATAAGGTCATCAAGCTCTGCGAACCGGCATTGGTCTCTGCTGATCCTACAGTCACATCACTCGGGGATAAACAAGAA gcTCACGTGTTCAAGTCTAAGTCATCTTGCGCTGCTTTTCTCTCAAACTACAACACAAGTTCTGCTGCAAGAGTCTTGTTTGGCGGATCTACATATGATCTGCCTCCTTGGTCTGTCAGTATTCTACCCGACTGCAAAACTGAGTATTACAACACTGCCAAG GTACAGGTCCGTACATCAAGCATACACATGAAGATGGTTCCTACAAACACACCATTCTCTTGGGGTTCATACAACGAAGAGATTCCTTCTGCAAATGACAATGGTACCTTTTCACAAGATGGGCTTGTGGAACAGATAAGTATCACCAGAGACAAGACAGACTATTTCTGGTATCTGACAGA TATTACAATCAGTCCTGATGAAAAGTTCCTAACTGGTGAAGACCCTCTTCTTACTATTGGGTCAGCTGGGCATGCTCTTCATGTATTCGTTAATGGCCAGCTTGCAG gaACTGCATATGGATCACTGGAGAAGCCAAAGCTAACATTTAGTCAGAAGATCAAATTACATGCAGGGGTCAACAAACTTGCTCTATTGAGTACTGCAGCGGGTCTGCCG AACGTTGGCGTGCATTATGAGACTTGGAATACTGGAGTTCTTGGCCCAGTGACACTGAATGGAGTTAACTCCGGAACATGGGACATGACTAAATGGAAATGGTCTTACAAG ATTGGTACTAAGGGTGAAGCTCTGAGCGTTCATACCTTAGCCGGGAGTTCAACGGTAGAATGGAAAGAAGGATCATTAGTGGCTAAAAAGCAGCCCTTGACCTGGTACAAGgtaagagaaacagaggaatcaaTGAATCATGACCACCAACAAAGTTAG
- the BGAL12 gene encoding beta-galactosidase 12 — translation MGLNFREKAWILLGILCCSSLICSVKAIVTYDRKAVIINGQRRILLSGSIHYPRSTPEMWPDLIQKAKDGGLDVIQTYVFWNGHEPSPGQYYFEDRYDLVKFIKVVQQAGLYVHLRIGPYVCAEWNFGGFPVWLKYVPGMVFRTDNEPFKAAMQKFTEKIVRMMKEEKLFETQGGPIILSQIENEYGPIEWEIGAPGKAYTKWVAEMAQGLSTGVPWIMCKQDDAPNSIINTCNGFYCENFKPNSDNKPKMWTENWTGWFTEFGGAVPYRPAEDIALSVARFIQNGGSFINYYMYHGGTNFDRTAGEFIATSYDYDAPLDEYGLPREPKYSHLKRLHKVIKLCEPALVSADPTVTSLGDKQEAHVFKSKSSCAAFLSNYNTSSAARVLFGGSTYDLPPWSVSILPDCKTEYYNTAKVQVRTSSIHMKMVPTNTPFSWGSYNEEIPSANDNGTFSQDGLVEQISITRDKTDYFWYLTDITISPDEKFLTGEDPLLTIGSAGHALHVFVNGQLAGNIKIGQTHPHGSLPLSSVKHFFVSGTAYGSLEKPKLTFSQKIKLHAGVNKLALLSTAAGLPVSSPQFISALFSHTLITF, via the exons atgGGGTTAAATTTCAGGGAAAAGGCATGGATACTTCTGGGGATTCTTTGTTGTTCATCTTTGATTTGTTCAGTTAAAGCAATTGTCACTTACGATCGTAAAGCTGTGATCATCAATGGTCAGAGAAGGATCCTTCTCTCTGGCTCCATTCACTACCCAAGAAGCACACCTGAG atgtgGCCTGACCTTATACAAAAAGCCAAAGATGGAGGGTTGGATGTTATACAGACTTATGTTTTCTGGAATGGGCATGAACCTTCTCCTGGACAA TATTATTTTGAGGACAGATATGATCTAGTTAAGTTCATCAAGGTGGTACAACAAGCTGGTCTTTACGTTCATCTCAGGATTGGTCCCTATGTTTGCGCTGAATGGAACTTTGG AGGGTTTCCTGTGTGGCTCAAATATGTTCCCGGTATGGTATTTAGGACCGACAATGAACCTTTCAAG GCTGCAATGCAAAAATTCACTGAGAAGATTGTGAGgatgatgaaagaagaaaaattatttgagaCTCAAGGAGGACCCATCATTCTGTCAcag ATAGAGAATGAGTATGGACCAATAGAGTGGGAGATAGGAGCACCAGGGAAGGCATACACAAAATGGGTAGCTGAAATGGCACAAGGACTCTCCACTGGTGTCCCATGGATTATGTGCAAGCAAGATGATGCTCCTAACTCTATT ATAAACACATGTAATGGGTTTTATTGTGAGAATTTCAAACCAAACTCGGACAATAAGCCGAAAATGTGGACAGAGAACTGGACTGGTTG GTTTACAGAGTTTGGAGGTGCAGTACCATACAGGCCAGCCGAAGACATTGCCTTATCCGTGGCTCGCTTCATACAGAACGGTGGCTCTTTCATCAACTATTATATG TACCATGGAGGAACCAACTTCGACAGAACAGCCGGTGAATTCATCGCCACCAGCTATGACTATGATGCTCCTCTTGATGAATACG ggTTACCGAGAGAACCTAAGTATAGTCACTTGAAAAGGCTGCATAAGGTCATCAAGCTCTGCGAACCGGCATTGGTCTCTGCTGATCCTACAGTCACATCACTCGGGGATAAACAAGAA gcTCACGTGTTCAAGTCTAAGTCATCTTGCGCTGCTTTTCTCTCAAACTACAACACAAGTTCTGCTGCAAGAGTCTTGTTTGGCGGATCTACATATGATCTGCCTCCTTGGTCTGTCAGTATTCTACCCGACTGCAAAACTGAGTATTACAACACTGCCAAG GTACAGGTCCGTACATCAAGCATACACATGAAGATGGTTCCTACAAACACACCATTCTCTTGGGGTTCATACAACGAAGAGATTCCTTCTGCAAATGACAATGGTACCTTTTCACAAGATGGGCTTGTGGAACAGATAAGTATCACCAGAGACAAGACAGACTATTTCTGGTATCTGACAGA TATTACAATCAGTCCTGATGAAAAGTTCCTAACTGGTGAAGACCCTCTTCTTACTATTGGGTCAGCTGGGCATGCTCTTCATGTATTCGTTAATGGCCAGCTTGCAGGTAACATTAAGATAGGCCAAACTCATCCTCATGGTAGCTTGCCTTTGTCTTCTGTTAaacatttctttgtttcaggaACTGCATATGGATCACTGGAGAAGCCAAAGCTAACATTTAGTCAGAAGATCAAATTACATGCAGGGGTCAACAAACTTGCTCTATTGAGTACTGCAGCGGGTCTGCCGGTTAGTTCTCCTCAGTTTATCTCTGCGCTTTTTTCTCATACACTGATTACGTTCTAA
- the BGAL12 gene encoding beta-galactosidase 12 has product MGLNFREKAWILLGILCCSSLICSVKAIVTYDRKAVIINGQRRILLSGSIHYPRSTPEMWPDLIQKAKDGGLDVIQTYVFWNGHEPSPGQYYFEDRYDLVKFIKVVQQAGLYVHLRIGPYVCAEWNFGGFPVWLKYVPGMVFRTDNEPFKAAMQKFTEKIVRMMKEEKLFETQGGPIILSQIENEYGPIEWEIGAPGKAYTKWVAEMAQGLSTGVPWIMCKQDDAPNSIINTCNGFYCENFKPNSDNKPKMWTENWTGWFTEFGGAVPYRPAEDIALSVARFIQNGGSFINYYMYHGGTNFDRTAGEFIATSYDYDAPLDEYGLPREPKYSHLKRLHKVIKLCEPALVSADPTVTSLGDKQEAHVFKSKSSCAAFLSNYNTSSAARVLFGGSTYDLPPWSVSILPDCKTEYYNTAKVQVRTSSIHMKMVPTNTPFSWGSYNEEIPSANDNGTFSQDGLVEQISITRDKTDYFWYLTDITISPDEKFLTGEDPLLTIGSAGHALHVFVNGQLAGTAYGSLEKPKLTFSQKIKLHAGVNKLALLSTAAGLPVSSPQFISALFSHTLITF; this is encoded by the exons atgGGGTTAAATTTCAGGGAAAAGGCATGGATACTTCTGGGGATTCTTTGTTGTTCATCTTTGATTTGTTCAGTTAAAGCAATTGTCACTTACGATCGTAAAGCTGTGATCATCAATGGTCAGAGAAGGATCCTTCTCTCTGGCTCCATTCACTACCCAAGAAGCACACCTGAG atgtgGCCTGACCTTATACAAAAAGCCAAAGATGGAGGGTTGGATGTTATACAGACTTATGTTTTCTGGAATGGGCATGAACCTTCTCCTGGACAA TATTATTTTGAGGACAGATATGATCTAGTTAAGTTCATCAAGGTGGTACAACAAGCTGGTCTTTACGTTCATCTCAGGATTGGTCCCTATGTTTGCGCTGAATGGAACTTTGG AGGGTTTCCTGTGTGGCTCAAATATGTTCCCGGTATGGTATTTAGGACCGACAATGAACCTTTCAAG GCTGCAATGCAAAAATTCACTGAGAAGATTGTGAGgatgatgaaagaagaaaaattatttgagaCTCAAGGAGGACCCATCATTCTGTCAcag ATAGAGAATGAGTATGGACCAATAGAGTGGGAGATAGGAGCACCAGGGAAGGCATACACAAAATGGGTAGCTGAAATGGCACAAGGACTCTCCACTGGTGTCCCATGGATTATGTGCAAGCAAGATGATGCTCCTAACTCTATT ATAAACACATGTAATGGGTTTTATTGTGAGAATTTCAAACCAAACTCGGACAATAAGCCGAAAATGTGGACAGAGAACTGGACTGGTTG GTTTACAGAGTTTGGAGGTGCAGTACCATACAGGCCAGCCGAAGACATTGCCTTATCCGTGGCTCGCTTCATACAGAACGGTGGCTCTTTCATCAACTATTATATG TACCATGGAGGAACCAACTTCGACAGAACAGCCGGTGAATTCATCGCCACCAGCTATGACTATGATGCTCCTCTTGATGAATACG ggTTACCGAGAGAACCTAAGTATAGTCACTTGAAAAGGCTGCATAAGGTCATCAAGCTCTGCGAACCGGCATTGGTCTCTGCTGATCCTACAGTCACATCACTCGGGGATAAACAAGAA gcTCACGTGTTCAAGTCTAAGTCATCTTGCGCTGCTTTTCTCTCAAACTACAACACAAGTTCTGCTGCAAGAGTCTTGTTTGGCGGATCTACATATGATCTGCCTCCTTGGTCTGTCAGTATTCTACCCGACTGCAAAACTGAGTATTACAACACTGCCAAG GTACAGGTCCGTACATCAAGCATACACATGAAGATGGTTCCTACAAACACACCATTCTCTTGGGGTTCATACAACGAAGAGATTCCTTCTGCAAATGACAATGGTACCTTTTCACAAGATGGGCTTGTGGAACAGATAAGTATCACCAGAGACAAGACAGACTATTTCTGGTATCTGACAGA TATTACAATCAGTCCTGATGAAAAGTTCCTAACTGGTGAAGACCCTCTTCTTACTATTGGGTCAGCTGGGCATGCTCTTCATGTATTCGTTAATGGCCAGCTTGCAG gaACTGCATATGGATCACTGGAGAAGCCAAAGCTAACATTTAGTCAGAAGATCAAATTACATGCAGGGGTCAACAAACTTGCTCTATTGAGTACTGCAGCGGGTCTGCCGGTTAGTTCTCCTCAGTTTATCTCTGCGCTTTTTTCTCATACACTGATTACGTTCTAA